One genomic region from Flagellimonas oceani encodes:
- a CDS encoding VanZ family protein, with translation MLSLFSFSDMDLDTGGLNIPYADKITHFTFYLVFAVMGCLTLRERTMGKLELGKALIIVLIFAILYGILIEVLQYSLTTDRMAEFGDVMANTLGAFAGIGLIRWVFSKKNPLKWKF, from the coding sequence ATGCTCAGCTTATTTTCTTTCTCGGACATGGACTTGGACACCGGAGGGCTAAATATTCCGTACGCCGATAAAATCACCCATTTTACATTTTATTTGGTGTTCGCCGTAATGGGGTGCCTAACTTTACGGGAGAGGACCATGGGCAAGCTGGAATTGGGCAAGGCCTTGATTATTGTTCTGATTTTCGCTATATTATATGGAATACTGATCGAAGTATTGCAGTATAGCCTCACAACCGATAGAATGGCCGAGTTCGGCGACGTTATGGCAAATACTCTGGGAGCATTTGCAGGAATTGGACTGATTCGGTGGGTTTTTTCCAAGAAAAACCCGTTAAAATGGAAATTTTAA
- a CDS encoding energy transducer TonB — protein sequence MEPKKNPKADVGRNSTLYFVIGLAAVLALVYGAMEWKKYDKASDYDISMNVEDQLDEEVPMTEQIKTPPPPPPPAAPEVIEVVEDEEEVEETVIESTETSQEEEVIEIEEVEVEEVEEDISVPFAVIEDVPIFPGCENAKDKKACFQEQMQNHIRKNFRYPEIAQEMGVQGRVSVIFVIQKDGSIGNIRMRGPDKNLEAEAMRIIQKLPKMTPGKQRGRPVKVPFSIPITFKLQ from the coding sequence ATGGAACCAAAAAAGAACCCGAAAGCAGACGTAGGAAGAAACAGCACGCTATACTTTGTTATAGGACTTGCTGCTGTTTTGGCATTGGTCTACGGAGCCATGGAGTGGAAAAAGTACGATAAGGCCAGCGATTACGACATTTCTATGAATGTTGAAGATCAATTGGACGAGGAAGTGCCGATGACCGAACAAATCAAAACTCCACCGCCACCACCGCCACCTGCAGCCCCCGAAGTTATCGAGGTTGTAGAAGATGAAGAGGAAGTAGAGGAAACAGTGATCGAGTCCACCGAAACTAGCCAAGAGGAAGAGGTAATCGAAATCGAGGAAGTAGAAGTGGAAGAAGTGGAAGAGGATATTTCGGTCCCTTTTGCGGTTATCGAGGATGTTCCAATATTTCCTGGCTGTGAAAACGCCAAGGATAAGAAAGCCTGTTTCCAAGAGCAAATGCAAAATCATATCCGTAAAAACTTCCGTTACCCGGAAATTGCCCAAGAAATGGGAGTTCAAGGTAGGGTAAGTGTTATTTTCGTTATCCAAAAAGATGGAAGTATCGGAAATATTAGAATGCGCGGACCGGACAAAAACTTGGAGGCAGAGGCAATGCGTATCATCCAAAAATTACCTAAAATGACTCCTGGAAAGCAGAGAGGAAGACCGGTAAAGGTACCTTTCAGTATTCCGATCACATTTAAGCTTCAGTAA
- the cyoE gene encoding heme o synthase — MKSAVGSVKNNTLSIVLSDFKEITKAKLAVSVVFSSIAGYFLGAYQVDLVSLLLLMFGGYCMVGASNAYNQIIEKDLDALMKRTRNRPIPSGRMSVRTALIIAVTLTVLGVLALLALSPKTAMFGAISIFLYTSVYTPLKTKSPLAVFVGAFPGAIPFMLGWVAATDDFGIEPGTLFMIQFFWQFPHFWALGWMLDEDYKQAGFKMLPTGNKDKGTALQIILYTIWMIVISIVPVFGFTGRLHLSIPAAVIVLLSGLVMLFFAFKLYENRDNASARKLMLASVTYISLIQVVYVLDKFIS; from the coding sequence ATGAAATCTGCTGTAGGTTCCGTAAAAAATAATACCCTTTCCATAGTACTTTCCGATTTTAAGGAGATTACCAAGGCCAAACTGGCCGTAAGCGTGGTTTTCTCCTCGATTGCAGGGTATTTTTTGGGCGCCTACCAGGTCGATTTGGTCTCCCTGTTGTTATTGATGTTCGGAGGATACTGCATGGTCGGGGCTTCAAATGCCTATAACCAGATAATAGAAAAGGACCTCGACGCTTTAATGAAGCGTACCCGAAATAGGCCCATTCCATCTGGTAGGATGAGTGTTAGGACCGCACTGATCATAGCCGTGACTTTGACGGTGCTCGGTGTATTGGCCTTGCTTGCGCTAAGCCCTAAAACGGCAATGTTCGGCGCCATATCCATTTTTTTGTACACCAGCGTTTATACGCCGTTAAAAACAAAATCACCGCTTGCGGTGTTTGTCGGGGCATTTCCCGGAGCCATACCGTTTATGTTGGGTTGGGTGGCGGCCACCGACGATTTTGGCATAGAGCCCGGAACCTTGTTCATGATCCAGTTTTTTTGGCAGTTTCCGCACTTTTGGGCACTCGGTTGGATGTTGGACGAGGACTACAAACAGGCCGGTTTTAAAATGTTGCCCACAGGAAATAAGGATAAAGGAACGGCACTTCAAATTATTCTGTACACCATTTGGATGATAGTCATCTCCATTGTGCCCGTTTTTGGTTTTACCGGTAGGCTACATCTTTCCATTCCCGCAGCGGTCATTGTATTGTTGTCTGGATTGGTCATGTTGTTTTTTGCCTTCAAGCTCTATGAAAACAGGGACAATGCCTCGGCCAGAAAATTGATGTTGGCCAGTGTCACCTATATATCATTGATTCAGGTCGTTTACGTATTAGATAAGTTTATAAGTTAA
- a CDS encoding cytochrome c oxidase subunit 3: MDLTQGTVEEKNRRAKKMMLWFGIVSLIMGFAGWTSAYIVSSKREDWVSDLELPSAFFISTAMIILSSITYFLAKKSVANNNQKNGTVFLLITLALGITFISLQFVGFSQMLENGYYFTGPTSNIKMSYVFLIAAVHIAHVVAGLISLLVVIVQQARKKYTPDNMLGMELGATFWHFLDFIWVYLILFMYFVK, encoded by the coding sequence ATGGATTTAACCCAAGGAACAGTAGAGGAAAAGAACAGAAGGGCAAAAAAAATGATGCTCTGGTTCGGTATTGTGAGTTTGATCATGGGATTTGCCGGCTGGACGAGTGCCTATATCGTAAGTAGCAAAAGGGAGGATTGGGTAAGTGATTTGGAACTGCCAAGTGCGTTCTTTATCAGTACCGCAATGATCATCCTGAGCAGTATCACCTATTTTTTGGCCAAGAAATCCGTTGCGAATAACAATCAAAAGAACGGGACGGTGTTTTTGCTCATCACCTTGGCACTGGGAATCACCTTTATATCATTGCAATTTGTAGGATTTTCACAAATGTTGGAAAACGGTTATTACTTTACCGGACCCACCAGTAATATAAAAATGTCCTACGTATTTTTGATCGCTGCCGTGCACATAGCGCACGTAGTGGCAGGATTGATTTCCCTTTTAGTGGTAATAGTGCAGCAAGCAAGAAAGAAATATACCCCCGATAATATGTTGGGCATGGAGTTGGGAGCCACATTTTGGCATTTTTTGGATTTTATTTGGGTATATCTAATTCTATTTATGTATTTCGTGAAATAA
- a CDS encoding cytochrome c oxidase subunit 3, with the protein MDATVSTGTEDSVWGGGNKPLGASYGKMMMWFFIMSDALTFSGFLVAYGFSRFKFIEVWPIADEVFTHVPFFHGNYPMYYVAFMTFILIMSSVTMVLAVDAGHKMKQKSVILYMFLTIIGGAIFVGSQAWEWATFIKGDFGAVETNSGRILQFVDAETGERAALADFAKTLPEERVKHAASEGIWFQSEGYQTSYSLNEVVEGFKATPNILIRTEQLNEEGEKTLLDRKESLSKILEANQVVEGANLIHNEYGHRLFADFFFFITGFHGFHVFSGVVINVIIFFNVILGTYERRGHYEMVEKVGLYWHFVDLVWVFVFTFFYLV; encoded by the coding sequence ATGGATGCAACGGTAAGTACCGGTACAGAAGACAGCGTTTGGGGAGGCGGAAATAAGCCCCTGGGCGCTAGCTATGGAAAAATGATGATGTGGTTTTTTATCATGTCGGATGCCTTGACCTTTTCTGGGTTCTTGGTAGCCTATGGTTTCTCAAGATTTAAGTTTATAGAGGTATGGCCCATTGCCGATGAGGTGTTTACCCACGTGCCCTTTTTCCATGGGAACTATCCTATGTATTATGTGGCATTTATGACCTTTATTTTGATTATGTCTTCCGTGACCATGGTATTGGCAGTGGATGCAGGCCATAAGATGAAACAGAAAAGTGTTATCCTGTACATGTTCCTTACCATTATCGGTGGTGCCATATTCGTTGGCTCACAGGCTTGGGAATGGGCAACTTTTATAAAAGGGGATTTCGGAGCGGTAGAGACCAATTCAGGAAGAATCCTTCAGTTTGTGGATGCGGAAACTGGCGAAAGGGCTGCTTTGGCGGACTTTGCCAAAACCTTGCCCGAAGAAAGGGTGAAGCACGCTGCAAGCGAGGGAATCTGGTTCCAAAGTGAAGGCTATCAAACATCATACTCCTTAAATGAGGTAGTTGAGGGCTTTAAGGCAACGCCAAATATCCTAATTCGAACAGAACAACTCAACGAAGAAGGGGAAAAAACCCTTTTGGACAGGAAAGAATCGCTTTCAAAAATATTGGAGGCCAACCAAGTGGTGGAAGGTGCAAACCTTATCCACAACGAATACGGACATAGATTGTTCGCCGATTTCTTCTTCTTTATTACTGGGTTCCACGGTTTCCACGTATTCTCGGGAGTAGTGATCAACGTCATTATCTTCTTTAATGTGATCTTGGGCACCTACGAGCGAAGAGGACATTATGAAATGGTAGAAAAAGTTGGACTGTACTGGCACTTTGTGGATTTGGTATGGGTATTCGTATTTACATTCTTTTATTTGGTATAA